The following proteins are co-located in the Silene latifolia isolate original U9 population chromosome 1, ASM4854445v1, whole genome shotgun sequence genome:
- the LOC141652804 gene encoding uncharacterized protein LOC141652804, whose translation MSPELANDMKWHVMERTKDGILRHPADAEAWSSFDNKYPEFALEPRNVRLGLASDGFNPFGRMDSTHSTWPVILIPYNLPPWLCMKKENFILSMIIPGPKSPGNNIDVYLQPLIEELAELWENGIPTFDSSAKEETFLVKKRPRTVTVQNIGDDVTPVQTPRSAPDFLQVTENEAFLPHVDSNGEDFFVYTTLEGVNGEDQSESVTTKRRGPTMMTHIWNLPKNQRVTVDWNSCWQPVGGEQSQLAHFIGTMAWNPNLCSLSYPPDWRLVPEDQKDELLRIVKSKFIIPNSQAAKYVLQSMGRKWSNFKDELKNDFYEPNRGNVSNVLNAKPNDIPRDQWISLVTYWSSTKGKERSDKNRRSRECQVMVHTVGSKSFVCVIEEQTVDGVPPSRAHVFLETHKDRKTVPAPMDEKSKQAVEMINEKLNDMPNNKEVTNGAVAWDGDIYSQVMINKIIGPERKGRVRGFGKGPSALPSTTCNANKEGFDDDHILCNEKIKLLESEVKKVNDICVKIQEDSLEVQRKMQEELTMLKVALFGRDILTPSP comes from the exons ATGTCACCAGAATTAGCAAATGACATGAAATGGCATGTCATGGAACGCACAAAGGATGGCATCCTTAGGCATCCCGCTGACGCAGAGGCTTGGAGTAGTTTTGACAATAAATACCCGGAGTTTGCCCTTGAACCTCGTAACGTTAGGTTGGGGCTGGCAAGTGATGGTTTTAATCCTTTTGGCAGAATGGACAGTACTCATAGCACTTGGCCAGTTATTTTAATACCTTATAACTTACCTCCGTGGTTGTGCATGAAGAAGGAGAACTTCATTTTGTCAATGATCATTCCAGGCCCAAAATCACCTGGAAATAATATTGATGTCTACTTGCAACCTCTTATAGAAGAATTAGCAGAGTTGTGGGAGAATGGAATACCTACATTTGATTCCTCAGCTAAGGAA GAAACTTTTCTGGTGAAAAAACGCCCTCGTACCGTAACTGTCCAAAACATTGGTGATGATGTTACACCTGTTCAGACCCCACGATCAGCACCCGACTTTCTTCAAGTTACCGAAAATGAAGCTTTCCTTCCTCACGTCGATTCTAACGGTGAAGATTTTTTTGTATACACGACTCTCGAAGGTGTAAATGGTGAAG ATCAGTCTGAATCTGTAACTACTAAGCGTAGGGGGCCAACTATGATGACCCATATATGGAATTTACCTAAGAACCAGAGGGTAACGGTAGATTGGAATAGCTGTTGGCAGCCAGTGGGGGGTGAACAATCTCAGCTTGCTCATTTCATTGGCACAATGGCGTGGAACCCTAACTTATGCTCTTTGAGTTATCCTCCTGATTGGAGACTAGTTCCAGAAGACCAGAAGGACGAACTTCTTCGAATTGTGAAG TCAAAGTTTATTATTCCAAATTCTCAAGCTGCAAAGTATGTGTTACAATCAATGGGAAGAAAATGGAGTAATTTCAAAGACGAGCTTAAAAATGACTTCTATGAACCAAATCGCGGAAATGTGAGCAATGTTTTGAATGCTAAACCTAATGATATACCAAGAGACCAGTGGATTTCATTAGTTACTTATTGGAGTTCAACAAAAGGGAAG GAACGCAGTGATAAAAACAGACGGAGTCGTGAGTGTCAGGTTATGGTACACACCGTTGGATCGAAAAGTTTTGTGTGTGTGATTGAAGAACAG ACTGTTGATGGTGTACCTCCATCCCGAGCTCATGTGTTCTTGGAAACTCATAAGGACCGTAAGACTGTACCTGCTCCAATGGATGAAAAATCAAAGCAAGCGGTG gaAATGATCAACGAGAAATTAAATGATATGCCAAATAATAAAGAAGTCACAAATGGAGCTGTTGCTTGGGATGGAGATATATACTCTCAAGTGATGATCAACAAAATTATAGGCCCAGAGAGAAAAGGTCGAGTTCGGGGCTTTGGTAAAGGGCCATCAGCCCTTCCATCAACGACTTGCAATGCTAACAAAGAGGGATTTGATGATGATCACATTCTATGTAACGAAAAAATCAAGCTTTTGGAGTCTGAGGTTAAGAAGGTGAATGATATATGTGTCAAGATACAAGAAGACAGTCTCGAGGTGCAAAGAAAAATGCAAGAGGAGTTAACCATGCTAAAGGTGGCCTTGTTTGGTAGAGATATCCTTACGCCCAGTCCATAG